The proteins below are encoded in one region of Aequorivita iocasae:
- a CDS encoding S41 family peptidase — protein sequence MNSFQKIIIPVLIFIVSAFQVLLAQTANKIDWKEDLKIYKESLEQKHIDLYHSVSKDAFLSEWSKIYDNVDSLNDFDIILKLMRLTRRINDGHTAVSLRNITTHRFPFEIEFIEGQWYVTKTLKENEQILKTALESINGISIDTVAKKVSGIAQFVENEYSLKERTGSYLTTAELLFHLNLIDSRGNAKFSFRDNNKKLLTADLEAITNEQWEGSEVSKLDLTIPEIKKPTIDNPNLWYTSISGTKAIYINFAGYPSFEEMQVFGAQLVSEIQEKQIKQVIIDMRDNGGGDLYVGTVLAYALNLADCIDWKNGVFVLTSNKTFSAATSNAALFKQLLNAKIVGQPTGSNPNGYQDMDSFTLPNSKLVITYSKRLFRLSPQENTALQPDIIINQQQHDFFMGIDSVLKEVIRTL from the coding sequence ATGAATTCATTTCAAAAAATAATTATTCCTGTATTAATTTTTATCGTTTCTGCGTTTCAAGTCTTACTTGCACAGACGGCTAACAAAATTGACTGGAAAGAAGATTTAAAAATCTATAAGGAATCTTTGGAGCAAAAACACATAGACCTGTACCATTCGGTATCCAAAGATGCGTTTTTAAGTGAATGGAGCAAGATTTATGACAATGTTGACTCGTTGAACGATTTTGACATTATTTTAAAATTAATGCGCTTAACAAGACGAATAAATGATGGCCATACAGCTGTATCACTAAGAAATATCACTACACATCGATTTCCATTCGAAATTGAATTTATTGAAGGACAATGGTACGTAACAAAAACCTTGAAGGAAAATGAACAGATTCTCAAAACAGCTTTGGAATCAATTAATGGTATTTCTATTGATACCGTGGCGAAAAAAGTTTCAGGGATAGCCCAATTTGTGGAAAATGAATATTCCTTAAAGGAAAGAACGGGTAGTTATTTGACCACTGCAGAATTACTCTTCCATCTCAATTTGATTGATTCTAGGGGTAACGCTAAATTTAGTTTTCGAGATAATAATAAAAAGTTACTGACTGCGGATTTGGAAGCGATTACTAATGAACAGTGGGAGGGAAGTGAGGTTTCCAAATTAGATTTAACTATACCTGAAATAAAAAAACCTACTATTGATAATCCTAATTTGTGGTATACCTCTATTTCAGGCACAAAAGCGATATATATAAATTTTGCCGGTTATCCATCCTTTGAAGAGATGCAAGTTTTTGGTGCGCAATTAGTATCTGAGATTCAAGAAAAACAGATTAAACAGGTAATTATTGATATGCGTGATAATGGAGGCGGAGATTTATATGTGGGTACCGTTCTGGCGTATGCGCTAAATCTGGCTGATTGTATAGATTGGAAAAATGGCGTGTTCGTATTAACGAGTAATAAAACCTTTTCTGCAGCAACAAGTAATGCAGCGCTATTTAAGCAATTGTTAAATGCAAAAATTGTTGGGCAGCCCACGGGTTCCAACCCAAATGGATATCAGGATATGGATAGTTTTACGCTGCCTAATTCAAAATTAGTTATTACATATTCCAAGCGGTTGTTTCGTTTATCACCTCAAGAAAATACTGCACTACAGCCTGATATAATTATAAATCAACAACAGCATGATTTCTTTATGGGAATTGATTCGGTTTTGAAGGAAGTGATACGTACATTATAA
- a CDS encoding DUF3575 domain-containing protein, which translates to MKTTPNVILYVFVIVFSTFTYAQEKEDLKLKTPSEFKHAISACPVAVVFGIYSVNYEFLYQKKHGFVARFDYEAIPKTYTEARIESSGYSFILNYRYHFNKQMNSYFAGAYGRYRQFNGEGKINETNFEFTMPDVSFGINAGRKWVWKSGFTLTFALGYGFSNEDWNSKPNTHDVNEMIRDFRSDYDFIDPFYGEFSIGYSF; encoded by the coding sequence ATGAAAACAACACCTAATGTTATTCTTTATGTATTTGTAATAGTATTTTCAACATTTACGTATGCACAAGAGAAAGAAGACTTAAAGCTAAAGACACCTTCCGAATTTAAACACGCCATAAGTGCTTGTCCTGTAGCAGTGGTATTTGGTATTTATTCTGTGAATTATGAATTCTTGTATCAAAAAAAGCACGGCTTTGTAGCGCGATTTGATTATGAAGCAATTCCCAAAACCTACACCGAGGCACGAATAGAATCCAGTGGGTATTCTTTTATACTGAACTATCGTTACCATTTCAATAAGCAAATGAATTCGTATTTTGCTGGAGCTTATGGCAGATACAGACAATTTAACGGGGAAGGTAAAATCAATGAAACGAATTTTGAATTTACTATGCCCGATGTGAGCTTTGGTATAAATGCAGGAAGAAAATGGGTTTGGAAAAGTGGTTTTACCTTGACCTTTGCACTTGGTTATGGTTTTTCAAATGAAGATTGGAATAGTAAGCCAAACACCCATGATGTCAATGAAATGATTAGGGATTTTAGGAGTGATTATGACTTTATAGATCCATTTTATGGAGAGTTTTCCATAGGCTACTCATTCTAA
- a CDS encoding TonB-dependent receptor, which translates to MKNQLITLFTFLITTYTFAQNASISGTVKDNNQNPLSGVNVFIKNGTKGTQSNENGTFRIENLTSGSYILSVSYLGFKTREINFSVEANQNLELETITLYEGNEILNEVVIEGERTNKFSRKQTAYVAKLPLKDIENTQVYSTITTELLESQVITNFDDALKNTPGVEQLWASTGRGGDGAGYYSLRGFSVQPQLVNGLPGLTNGTINPANVERIEVLKGPSATLFGNAVSSYGGLINVVTKKPYVGTGGELSFTSGTYGLNQIIGDFNTALSKEDNLYFRINTAYTTEQSFQDAGFRKSFFVAPSLSYKVNNRLSFSLYAEITQAEQTNPMFLFLNRSAPTEANNLEELGYNNKLSFTSNDLTLKNPNQNYRIEMDYKLSDSWESQTLLSKSTTSTTGYYSYLFDYGILGNDTFSRFINKQNANTQTTDIQQNFIGDFKIASLRNRVVIGLDYFNATQTDNGTGYAFYGNITPEGGANGDNPFTPEVETDAYPLSTAGVDAVLASQPVGNNKSKYHIYSIYASDVLNITDQLSAMVGLRLDRFDNEGDLTTTEDDYDQTTLSPKFGLLYQPIADKLSVFANYQNGFTNVAPQLVGNPEDGPQTLKTFDPEQANQLEFGVKTNLFNNRLNATVSYYDIKVKDRVITDPASPFNKIQGGEVVSKGFEIEINANPIPGLNLRAGYSNNDSETTKSDNTEILNRRPLEAGPETLYNFWASYEIQTGNLNGFGLGAGLNGASESFAINYESTGEFILPSYTVVNASVFYQANKYRIGLKLNNALNEEYYKGWSTINPQMPRALLANISYSF; encoded by the coding sequence ATGAAAAACCAACTAATCACCCTTTTTACATTTCTCATCACAACTTATACCTTCGCACAAAATGCATCCATTTCCGGCACTGTAAAAGATAATAATCAAAACCCACTCTCGGGAGTAAATGTTTTTATCAAAAATGGCACTAAAGGAACCCAATCCAATGAAAACGGAACTTTCAGAATTGAAAATCTAACGAGCGGCAGTTACATACTTTCCGTTTCCTATTTGGGATTTAAAACAAGGGAAATTAATTTTTCGGTTGAAGCCAACCAAAATCTGGAACTTGAAACCATAACCCTATACGAAGGAAATGAAATTCTTAATGAAGTGGTCATAGAAGGAGAGCGCACCAATAAATTCTCAAGAAAACAAACGGCATATGTGGCCAAACTTCCCTTAAAGGATATAGAAAATACCCAAGTGTATAGCACCATAACCACCGAGCTTTTAGAATCGCAAGTAATTACAAATTTTGACGATGCCCTTAAAAATACCCCAGGCGTGGAACAGCTTTGGGCATCCACAGGCCGTGGAGGAGATGGGGCGGGATATTATTCGCTCCGTGGGTTTTCGGTGCAGCCGCAATTAGTAAATGGATTGCCCGGCCTGACCAATGGAACCATAAATCCCGCAAATGTGGAGCGCATTGAAGTGCTAAAAGGTCCTTCTGCAACTTTATTTGGAAATGCTGTAAGCTCCTATGGCGGACTCATAAATGTAGTTACCAAAAAACCCTATGTGGGAACAGGAGGGGAGCTGTCGTTTACTTCCGGTACCTACGGCTTAAACCAAATTATAGGCGATTTCAATACTGCGCTAAGTAAGGAAGACAATCTATATTTCAGAATAAATACGGCCTATACTACCGAACAAAGTTTTCAGGATGCAGGTTTTAGAAAATCCTTTTTTGTTGCACCTTCACTTTCCTATAAAGTGAATAATAGGCTTTCCTTTTCGCTTTATGCTGAAATAACCCAGGCTGAACAAACAAACCCCATGTTTTTGTTCTTAAACAGAAGTGCGCCCACGGAAGCGAATAATCTTGAGGAATTGGGTTATAACAATAAACTGTCCTTTACCAGCAACGACTTAACCCTTAAAAACCCAAACCAGAACTACCGCATTGAAATGGATTACAAGCTTTCCGATAGTTGGGAATCACAAACCTTGCTTTCAAAAAGTACGACTTCCACAACCGGATATTATTCCTATTTGTTTGACTATGGCATTTTGGGGAATGATACATTTTCCCGCTTTATCAATAAACAAAATGCAAACACGCAAACAACAGACATCCAACAAAATTTTATAGGCGATTTTAAAATTGCCTCGCTTCGAAATAGAGTGGTAATCGGATTGGATTATTTTAACGCCACCCAAACCGATAACGGTACAGGCTATGCCTTTTACGGAAATATTACTCCCGAGGGAGGCGCTAACGGTGACAATCCATTTACACCAGAGGTTGAAACAGATGCATACCCACTCTCTACCGCGGGTGTTGATGCGGTATTGGCATCACAACCTGTGGGAAACAACAAATCCAAATACCATATTTACAGTATATATGCTTCAGATGTTTTAAACATTACTGATCAACTTTCCGCTATGGTAGGGTTGCGTTTGGATCGATTTGACAACGAAGGCGATTTGACCACTACCGAAGACGATTACGACCAAACAACCTTATCTCCAAAATTTGGATTGTTATACCAGCCAATAGCCGATAAGCTATCGGTTTTCGCAAACTATCAAAACGGCTTTACCAACGTAGCGCCACAATTGGTTGGAAACCCAGAGGATGGTCCACAAACCCTAAAGACCTTTGATCCCGAACAGGCCAACCAATTGGAATTTGGGGTAAAAACTAACCTTTTCAACAATAGATTGAATGCTACCGTAAGTTATTACGATATAAAAGTGAAGGACCGCGTAATTACAGATCCAGCATCGCCATTCAATAAAATACAGGGTGGGGAAGTGGTCAGTAAAGGTTTTGAGATTGAAATAAACGCCAATCCCATTCCTGGCTTAAACCTTCGTGCAGGCTACAGCAATAACGATAGCGAAACCACAAAGTCTGACAATACCGAAATCCTAAACAGGCGTCCGCTGGAGGCTGGTCCGGAAACGCTTTACAATTTTTGGGCAAGCTATGAAATCCAAACAGGAAATCTCAATGGCTTCGGTCTAGGGGCAGGCCTTAATGGTGCCAGTGAAAGTTTTGCCATAAATTATGAATCTACCGGAGAATTTATACTCCCAAGCTATACCGTAGTAAACGCTTCCGTTTTTTATCAGGCAAATAAATACCGAATAGGTTTAAAATTAAACAATGCCCTTAATGAGGAATATTATAAGGGCTGGTCAACAATCAATCCACAGATGCCAAGAGCATTGCTGGCCAATATTTCCTACTCGTTTTAA
- a CDS encoding amidohydrolase family protein, translated as MKILKRLLKIGFVLFGIIILTGTIILWIDSLETNYLKINKKDSLSNQSYLITNVNIIPMNQDTVLVNKMVFIKEGIIQQIADTINVHGIEIIDAKNKYLTPGLIDMHVHLWDRYELGLYLANGVTAIRNVWGMPMHLIIKEDILNDRIISPILFTTGPKLTGPEFIGDDNLNLFSPEEAKEKVVSYKDRGYDFIKIYDGLDKPIFNAVIEQAKISELDIVAHPSKKVQFSDHLNPQIKSIEHAEEIVQQPLQYDLDTLKMQTIIGLISQSKHPSYCPTLTVFNNIYQMMNNDSMLDSEQLDYMNPLVKRVDSKNQFNRWLTAKQNDSTTVSRIKKQHDFHLTIVKKLNESGVNIICGTDAGIGVTLPGFSMHTELNFYKEAGLSNYEVLKTATVNASKTHAIMNSLGTIEVGKMANLLLVDENPLITLSTLQKPIYVFVAGRKLDRNTLDIYQDKAKKRNNLIASSLRYLENLIVEK; from the coding sequence ATGAAAATTCTAAAACGACTTTTAAAAATTGGATTTGTCCTTTTTGGAATCATTATTCTAACGGGAACCATTATCCTCTGGATTGATTCGTTGGAGACTAATTATTTAAAGATTAATAAAAAAGACTCACTATCCAATCAATCTTACCTAATTACCAATGTCAACATCATTCCAATGAATCAAGACACTGTTTTGGTCAATAAAATGGTATTCATAAAGGAAGGAATTATACAGCAGATAGCAGATACCATAAATGTCCATGGAATTGAAATTATAGATGCCAAAAACAAGTACTTAACCCCGGGTTTAATCGATATGCACGTGCATCTGTGGGATAGATATGAACTGGGCCTGTACCTTGCAAACGGTGTTACCGCTATAAGAAATGTATGGGGTATGCCAATGCACTTAATAATTAAGGAAGATATATTAAATGATAGGATAATTTCACCCATCTTATTTACTACAGGGCCAAAACTAACAGGACCGGAATTTATTGGTGACGATAATTTGAATTTATTTAGCCCTGAAGAAGCGAAGGAAAAGGTGGTTTCATATAAAGACAGAGGTTACGACTTCATAAAAATTTATGATGGATTGGATAAGCCTATCTTTAATGCAGTTATTGAACAAGCAAAAATTTCTGAATTGGATATTGTTGCCCATCCTTCTAAAAAAGTGCAGTTTTCAGACCATTTGAATCCTCAAATCAAGTCTATTGAACATGCCGAAGAAATTGTACAGCAACCATTACAGTATGATTTGGATACGCTTAAAATGCAAACAATCATCGGTTTAATTTCCCAATCAAAACACCCAAGCTATTGTCCTACTTTAACGGTATTCAATAATATCTATCAAATGATGAACAATGATTCTATGCTGGATTCAGAACAGTTGGATTATATGAATCCTCTCGTGAAAAGAGTAGATAGTAAAAATCAATTCAACCGTTGGTTAACTGCCAAGCAAAATGATTCAACAACAGTCAGTAGAATTAAAAAGCAACATGATTTTCATCTTACCATAGTAAAAAAACTGAATGAATCAGGAGTAAATATTATTTGCGGAACAGATGCTGGAATTGGTGTTACTCTTCCTGGATTTTCAATGCATACCGAATTGAATTTTTACAAAGAAGCTGGCCTTTCCAATTATGAAGTTTTGAAGACCGCCACCGTAAATGCTTCCAAAACACACGCCATTATGAATTCGCTTGGCACTATAGAAGTTGGTAAAATGGCTAATTTATTGTTAGTTGATGAAAATCCGTTAATTACGTTATCAACCCTTCAAAAACCAATATATGTTTTTGTGGCGGGTCGAAAATTAGATAGAAATACTTTGGATATTTACCAAGACAAGGCAAAAAAACGGAATAACTTAATTGCTTCTTCGCTTAGGTATTTAGAAAACTTGATAGTTGAAAAATAA
- a CDS encoding helix-turn-helix domain-containing protein — protein MSNDIDNDYFCDGITEEIINALTAVNQIKVIARTSSFAFKGRDIDIREIGKQLNVNTILEGSIKKSQERVRITAQLIDVTDGTHYWSKRFDRELIDIFDLEDEISLAIADEIRNNFGHFEVKDHLIEQPTKSIDAYQLFLKGRFNQLQWTPDALKKAIQFYNEAISLDVNYAKAYYGNVQCYELLTTWGYMGKEEGTEKAFLNLMKAKEIDTHLPEHSMCYVNKCFWREWDFTSTYHYLRDVLAINPNHTDALDVMVKLFMAHGYFNEAIFYGKKLLEIDPLSANNQYIFANIYYYKGDFDIALTHITKAIQLRPDFDLAYHKKAVCLIALNKREQLENEFQSNPLWEKIQLLHEAVNENRKSLPKEVLSRFLSNHLKRDQLTLFELFILANTNYTKEAYELLKQFVAQKRGQILNYKQEPLLKPLRAFNDFYKLHTSNFSIDEIVDDHKTVETTKPLLLEEEQKELQTKLIAYFNEEKPYLDASLSLNTISEILEISTNKVSFLINEVIGMNFNQYVNSYRLKHFKTIALDPKNSHLTILGLAYDSGFNSKSVFNTYFKKTEGLTPRAWLKANS, from the coding sequence ATGAGCAATGATATTGACAACGACTACTTTTGCGATGGAATTACCGAGGAAATCATAAATGCACTAACAGCAGTTAACCAAATTAAGGTTATTGCAAGAACTTCTTCTTTCGCCTTTAAAGGAAGAGATATTGATATTAGGGAAATTGGTAAACAATTAAACGTAAATACAATTCTTGAAGGCAGCATAAAAAAATCACAAGAGCGGGTTAGAATAACAGCACAATTAATAGATGTTACGGATGGAACCCATTATTGGTCCAAAAGGTTTGACAGGGAACTAATTGATATATTCGATTTAGAAGATGAGATCAGTCTTGCCATAGCGGATGAAATCCGAAATAATTTTGGGCATTTTGAAGTAAAAGACCATTTAATTGAGCAACCCACTAAGAGTATTGATGCCTATCAATTATTTTTAAAAGGACGCTTTAATCAATTACAATGGACACCAGATGCCTTAAAAAAGGCTATCCAATTTTATAATGAAGCAATTTCATTGGATGTTAATTATGCAAAGGCATATTATGGCAATGTGCAATGCTATGAGTTGTTAACCACTTGGGGGTATATGGGTAAAGAGGAAGGAACTGAAAAAGCTTTTCTCAACTTAATGAAAGCCAAAGAAATTGATACCCATTTACCCGAACACTCCATGTGTTATGTAAATAAATGTTTTTGGAGAGAATGGGACTTTACATCTACTTATCATTACTTAAGAGATGTTCTTGCCATAAATCCCAATCATACCGATGCGCTGGATGTTATGGTGAAGTTATTTATGGCGCATGGCTATTTTAATGAAGCTATATTTTATGGAAAAAAATTGTTGGAGATAGATCCGCTTTCAGCAAACAACCAATACATTTTCGCAAATATTTATTACTATAAAGGGGATTTTGATATTGCCTTAACCCATATCACCAAGGCTATTCAGCTACGTCCTGATTTTGATTTGGCCTATCATAAAAAAGCGGTTTGTTTAATTGCACTTAATAAAAGGGAACAATTGGAAAATGAATTTCAATCCAATCCTTTGTGGGAAAAGATACAATTGTTACATGAAGCTGTAAATGAAAATAGAAAATCCTTGCCGAAAGAGGTTTTATCCCGCTTTCTTTCCAATCATTTAAAAAGGGACCAACTGACCTTGTTTGAGCTCTTTATTCTTGCCAACACAAATTACACAAAGGAAGCTTATGAATTACTGAAACAATTTGTAGCACAAAAGCGCGGACAAATTCTCAATTACAAACAAGAACCTTTGTTGAAACCCTTGAGAGCGTTTAACGATTTTTACAAGTTACATACAAGTAATTTTTCAATTGATGAAATAGTTGATGATCACAAAACTGTAGAAACCACCAAACCGCTTTTATTAGAGGAAGAACAAAAGGAATTACAAACCAAATTAATTGCTTATTTTAATGAAGAGAAACCTTATCTTGATGCTTCTTTATCATTAAATACAATTTCAGAAATACTAGAAATTTCAACCAATAAAGTTTCCTTTTTAATAAATGAAGTAATTGGCATGAATTTTAATCAGTATGTTAATTCCTACCGTTTAAAGCATTTTAAAACAATAGCCTTAGACCCTAAAAATTCGCACTTAACAATTCTTGGGTTAGCTTATGATAGCGGATTCAACTCAAAGAGTGTATTTAACACCTATTTTAAAAAAACGGAAGGCCTTACCCCCAGGGCTTGGTTAAAAGCCAATTCGTAG
- a CDS encoding PepSY-associated TM helix domain-containing protein produces the protein MSFKKFIFQLHKILGLTTGLVVFVVAITGCCWAFREEIESLYNDYKKVEPQETAILTPTEAKDIATAVFPQQTIHGTLFKKADDAIEVIFYDAEPEFYQSVFLNPYSGKVIQVDDHLSGFFPFMLKGHMRLWLPKNIGEQVVGASILIFIVIIISGFILWLPKKRKNLKQRLKFDWKKTTKWKRKNFDLHSIIGFYVCSLALILAFTGSIMSYNWLKYVVYKSVGGEKEAQFIIPENLSAGINNDSIAPMDYLIVKLQKESPNATAYELHYPNTPDESIYVEVSNSEGLYYDNDYRFFDQNTLEEIETPGIYGKYKDAKVADKILRMNYDIHIGAIGGIAGKIIAFLASLLIASLPVTGVLLWYGRNYKKKKKVS, from the coding sequence ATGTCTTTTAAAAAATTTATATTCCAACTGCATAAAATACTTGGCCTCACTACGGGCCTGGTAGTTTTTGTGGTAGCCATTACAGGTTGCTGTTGGGCGTTTCGCGAGGAAATAGAAAGCCTTTACAACGATTATAAAAAAGTAGAACCCCAAGAAACAGCCATCTTAACGCCAACGGAAGCAAAAGATATTGCAACCGCCGTCTTTCCCCAGCAAACAATTCACGGCACCCTTTTTAAAAAGGCCGATGATGCCATAGAGGTTATTTTTTATGACGCGGAACCCGAATTTTACCAAAGTGTATTTCTAAACCCATATTCCGGCAAGGTTATCCAGGTTGACGATCACCTCTCCGGATTCTTTCCCTTTATGCTAAAAGGGCATATGCGACTTTGGCTTCCTAAAAATATAGGGGAGCAGGTAGTGGGGGCTTCGATTCTGATTTTTATTGTGATCATTATTTCGGGTTTTATTTTATGGCTGCCTAAAAAGCGCAAAAATTTAAAACAACGTTTAAAATTCGACTGGAAGAAAACCACCAAATGGAAACGCAAGAATTTCGATTTACACTCCATAATTGGATTTTACGTGTGTTCACTTGCATTAATCCTCGCATTTACAGGCTCGATAATGTCCTACAATTGGTTGAAATATGTAGTCTATAAATCGGTTGGAGGGGAAAAGGAAGCGCAATTTATCATTCCTGAAAACTTAAGCGCTGGAATCAATAATGATAGCATTGCGCCTATGGATTATTTGATTGTAAAACTTCAAAAGGAATCACCAAATGCTACAGCTTATGAGCTACATTACCCAAATACCCCCGATGAAAGTATTTATGTGGAAGTATCAAACAGCGAGGGTTTATATTATGATAACGATTATCGCTTTTTTGACCAAAACACTTTGGAAGAAATTGAAACCCCAGGTATCTATGGAAAATACAAAGATGCAAAGGTCGCCGATAAAATTTTGCGGATGAACTACGACATCCACATTGGCGCCATTGGCGGAATTGCCGGTAAAATAATTGCTTTTTTGGCGAGCCTGCTTATAGCAAGTCTTCCTGTTACGGGAGTTTTACTGTGGTATGGACGCAATTATAAAAAGAAGAAAAAAGTCTCATAA